The DNA window ATCAGACACACTCTCCTAGTAAGTTGGATAGGCCCTAAAAACACTGTTAGATGATTTTATCAAATAAAGAGAGGACTTTGAAGAATTTTATCCACGTATGTGAATTTTCATAGTATCTTAGAAGTTACTCTTATACTttcacaagactctggtcactaAAAAAACGACCATGCGAGCTTTCACACTTTATCTCTTTCATAActttgaagctttcaagttccatTTCCAGATACGTTGATCATATATAAGAACTTCATTGAAACCTTGAATATGCTACTTGACGAGGCTTGATATATATTCCTAGTCAACATCATCAAAGAGTTGGAAACATATCAGCACTTACTTCAACAGTCATCATCAAAACAATAGGATAATCAACAATATTAAGACCCTTAATTACATACATGCAAGCACATAAATTCACATATCCAAGAGGTAGGAAGGATTATGAGATTTTAGGATTATAACCTGGAGTTTTAAAGTTCATCAATCGCATATGTATTAATTTTAGTGAGTCCCGTCGCGGGAAGAAAAGTAATGAACAAGGGATGAAGCTTTTAGAAACTATGTTGGAGAAAACTCAGTTTGAGGTTGAGGTTCTTACTATATAAACTATTAGTATTTAGGGAACAATTATAGAGGCCTCTGATTATCATTTCACTCATGATAAATTAAGGATGGAGATTGTAACATCTCGAAAGAACATTTATGCAGGTCTTGAATTATGTGCTTTAAATATGGTTGAAGGTTGTAAAAATCATAAATGGGAACCTCCAGGGAGGTATTTGAAAGCAGGTGGAGTCGAAGATGGTTGGAGAACCATACTTGTGGGATTGTTAGGCTACTTAATAATACTTTTGGGAGCAAGGGATGAGAGTGTCAAGATCAAGGTTTAGGTGTGGTACACCTTAATTAAAATTGCTCAATAGATGCTGAGATGGCAGACAATAGCAAGTTGGTGTGAAGAAGATATTCATCATCTATCTTAGTTTAGTTTTGATGAAGGCAAAAgcttattaaagaaaaaaatttaaaagtaaagCTCAATCAAAGTTCAAATTTCAAATGATCATATGCATTGAAAGTTTAAAGTAAAATGGAAGTGATGTAAGGTATCATTTACAATCCATTATATAGTACCCTAATGGCTCAAAAAATAATTATCTTCTTCATCTCTAAAGTCGTCAAATAATCTGGTATAAAAATCTTTGAAGCAAAAGCATAACAAGCTGATTTTGAAAAAGTAGTATGCACTTCTTAAATCAAGTCTGTTGCAATTTTTAAGTCATGTATTGTAAACAGGTTTAAGAAACCCgttgttgtttgaaatttgaaatattgtttgaaatttgaaaatcgtTCTGCACGTGCCCAAGCTAGGTATCCGTTTATCCGACTTAAAAAGTATGTACATAATGCATAATTATATCTTTTCTTGAACCAATGTCATTCTAAAGTATTGCAAACCTTCATAAAAATGTCTTAAACTTTTGTATTAATTCATTGAGGCTTTTTAGGATGTATATAAGGCAAAATACATTAGTTTTCAAATAACCTCtttcatttattaattttatatcatTCAAAGAGTTTCATTTAAACTTTTTGAAATCTTAAGGTCTATATAATAGAATTGTAATATATAGAAAGAGAATATCAACTTTCATTTTGTAattacttcaaaaaaaaaaatttcaaattcgtCAAAGTATATTATGACATAATTACCTAAGTGTGCGGTGATAAGTTTATGTAAATAGAAATTTGTGTACTTTCTATTTTAGTGtgaattatcatatttttttatgatagtgaatttttttttgaattggcTTAATTCAAAGTCCACCATAGGTTTGGTGTTTATGTTAGAAGATTGTGAGAAAGGTTTTGGTGTGAGACTTGTACGAAGATCTAACATAGTAGAAAATCCTTCAAGGTATGAAGGGACTAGATGTACCTTGGTTGATAAAGGGAACTAGTATAATTGCCTTATGTTCTTTAcctttatgtattttattttctgGATTTTACTATCATAATAACGTAAGATTAAATATCTCGCTTCTTGTAAAATAACAAGATAAGATCCTAAGCACGAAATCAAAAAAATGGACAGTcttaattcaccccctcttaggttACACTATATACTTACAATTGGTTAATGAATAAACTTATAATTACCATAGTTTCAAGTTAAGGTGGATAATGTCAAAGTTTGCCATAAAACTTAaatgatgaagagaaagaaaatatattttgagattgCAAAAACTAAAAATTATCCTAGAAGTCGACAAAGACATCATAGCCAAGAAGGAGTTTGGCAGCAGAGTTGGAGTGGTTGTGCTAAGTGAGATTGGAAGTAGATCTAGTGCGACACCACATAGTGAGGCTTTTTTCTAAGCTAGTGTGGTGTGAGGCTGGCCACTAAGTTGGTGTGATATGAGATTGCCTACATAGCAGGCGCGACGATGCATAGTGAGAAAAGCGTGAGAGCCAACATGACAAGGTGCTGATAGAGGAACCAATAGTGGCGCGTAACGTTGGGTTTAGGTTTGGAGAGTCATTTGGTTTGTCGAAGGTGTGGGCTAGTGTTTTGGTTTTCTATTTACTAGTCttcattgttttattttgtggATCTATTTGTTTATGAGTTATATGTTGCGCTTGTTATAGATCTGTTATGTTTTAGCCATTATTAATATGCATCTCTTGAATGTTTGGTATAACAACCTTCAAATTTTTAGATCTGAAGACAGAGATAATGGTTTGGGAATCCTAGTGGTAATATAAGAGAGGAAATGGTGAATTCCGAATAGTATGTTGTTGGAATTTAGGAAACCTTTGAGATATTTAAAGGGGATTGGGAAAATTTTAAAGCAATATGGGCTTGTGTGAttcatatattgagagttggagatATACGGAAACAATTAGGTAGAAATAGTATTTGCTCTTGGGAACTTGAgtgactattttcttgtaacttatTTGTAATCTTTTGTAACAACTCTTGGAAGTATAGTGAATCATAGAGCTATTCTCCCCTACATTTGATTGATTTATCAAATTGgataaaaaattactaattttattgtctttactttatgttcttttgaaaagtaAATTGATGTCTTATTGCATATAGAGTTATTTTTGCTGAAGgtcatttattttggttgttaTTGTTCGTTTCCCCACATATCAGATTTCTTTGTGTGACTGAACTCTAAATAATTATTCAGAAGtgctttttaatattttatcaatTTCACAACAAGTAACATACACCGTGGGGTTAATGGGTTTTGCTTACATGTGATCATGATGTGTTCTAAATGACACATCGAGTGGTATACAATGACTTTGAGCAGGGGAAAGTGAGGATACAAGCAATATTAAATCAAGAGAAGTGTATTGAAGAAATGAAGGATGATTCATTGATTCATGCACATCTAATAGAAGCATAGAAGGTAAAGATGGTGGATAAGGCCAAAAGTACCGTTATGTTATGCCTTATGGATAAAATTCCAAGGGAAGTTCCTAGGGAAAAGATCATAACTTTGACGTGAGAAAAAATTGAATCATTTTATATCACAAGTCTTTGGCTTATAGGTTATGTCTAAAGCAACAAATCTAGTTattctgaatgatgaagaacaaaTCCATCATGGAGCAGTTGATAAAATTTCACAAGATTATTGTTATCTTGAGAATATTGAGTTGAAGGGAATCTCCCGAGAGGGGCAATGAAGATTTTATTTAGATCATAGTTGCCTCGATGGTGATAGTTATGAGAGTTCTAATGTGTTTGTGGTGTCGAGTTTTGAGACTGGAGAGGGTTAGGTCATGGACTTAGTTTACTTTAATCAGATGTGTCCAACAAAAGAATGCTTATAAACTTTGAAGTTGGAGCAACATTGAGTTGTTCTCCTTGGGAATAATAAGGCTTGCAATATTAATGGTATTTCTAGGGTTGGACATAAAATGATGATCATtagtttcttcttctcaacatGAGGTATGTTCCAAAGCTCAAGCAATTTTTTTTATCCGTAAGCATGTTGGATGATCTAGGATATTGCATTAAAGTTGAACATGGACGTTGAGGATTTTGCATGGCGAAGTGATCATAGATAAAGGGTCTAAAATATGtgatttatatattttagaaggtttCAATATTATTGTTCATTTATTATTAGCTAGTGAAAACTTTTATGACAAGAGCAAGCTATGGGAAAGAGGTATATGCATGGTGGATGTTTGAAGGTAGTTTCCAAGCTCTTTAATGAGTCATGTAGACAGCTAGGGATACAAATACATTTAACCACTGAGTTGTCATTGAGTTTTTGGAGTAAGGATGGTGACAAATCAACTTATCAGGTTGGCAAGTCTTCAATAATAGGAATAGACTTCCAAATACTTATGGAGGTTTAGAGGTAAcctagtttgttttgaaagatgtCAAAACTTTGCTTATTGATCAATCAAGTCATTTCATCTTGATGGTAAAGTTGTGAAGTGTGTCTTCAATAACTATCAAGAGGTAGGAGTGGTTATGAGCAACTGGGAGTGGAACATGGAGGATAGAAAATCATCAATCGTAGATGTCTTAATTTTAGTGAATCCCATCAGGGAAATGAGAGTTATCACTCGAGgatgaaattttaaaaactatGACTAAAAAGACTCAGTTTGAGATGGAGGTTCCTACTATGGAACAAATATAAGGTATGAAAAGAGATTGTACCATCTCAAAAGGCCGGTTGTTTAAGCCATAAGagttatgctttgaatgtggctGAAAGGTTGTAAAACTCTGAAACAGAGACCTTCAAATGCAGGTGGAGTCAAAGATCGTTGTTGAATCATACTTGTGTGCCTGTTAGATTtcttaaacaacaaaaaaatgtgGTTGGGAACAAGTGGATGCAAGTGGCAAGATCACGATTCGAAGCGAGACTTAAACTTGATTATTTGTTCAATAGATGTTCAATTGGCAGAGAGCAGCATTATGGTTAATGGAAAAAATGGCATCACCATGATTTCAAGTCAAGGTGGAGAATGTTAACTTATGCTTTACAACCTTAAGTGACGAAGAGAAAAAACATATTTTGAGAATGCAGAAACTAGAAATCAACCTGAAAGTCAACGAAGACAACATAACCACAAAGGAGAGTGGCAGAGGAGCTAGAACGATGACTCTTAGTGAGGCAGGCGGTAGAGTTGGGGTTGTGTGAGGCTGGCTTTGGAGCTAAACTAATAAatagtattaaaaaataaataacatcgaataataaattaatacaacatatcatattaataaaaaataaataaatatagaagtATATACACGCGTTCGGTTCAGTTTGGatcggttttgaaaaatcaatccgAAATCCGATCTGAACCAAGCATTTTTTACAAAATGACATCCAAACACATTCGATTACATTCTTTTTTTTgcagtttttcattttttttgttcgATTCGCGATTTTTATTTGAATCGGTTTGAATTTAAACCCCCTAATCATACGCAATCACTCAATCTTTCTTGTTGTTAGAGCAGTTAGATCATGTTGTATTTTTTGATTTAAATatgttttggtccttataaatatcttaaattttatgtttagtccatattaaaaaatgatatattttgatccctacaaaaattttatgcatgcaattttaATCCCTTCTATTTTCTAAAActttgaaaattgtttaattaacctttaacttttaaatttttgaataatatttttcatatatgtttgttaaaatatttatatatcaaattttagaattttttaaaatgagaagaattaaatatagattttttaaatttaaaaaaataatgataaaagtaatgaaaattttgacttaaaaatcaaattttgagttatttttattttaaaatagttttttataacgttttaaacatgtctgcaaaataattaTTGAAAAATACAGATTGGTTTAATAACCGAACTAAAACTACGTACATAATAATTTTTTGTAAGAACcaaaacatatatatatttttataggaTCCAAATGCAAAATTGAGTAATTTTACAtgcactaaaaatatatttaactcttatttttaaaaggatttttcatttgatttactTTCCTCATTAGGTCTTTCTTTAATTAGTAAAGTTTGATATTATAGAATTGATGTGTTCTCTTTAGATATGCTGCATAATGAATAGAAGGTAAAAAACGCACTGATCTTATGTTGTTGAATACATTGAACATTACTTATGTTCAATTATATAGTTGTTACCTTATAAATGCTGCTCTCATTTTCTTACTCATACCTTGATTTATTcccaataaaaatatttgaaagtcCATAGACCATGGCTCTATTTGAAATCAAGTCTTGTCTCTAAATTATAGCAGTGGTGTTACGTGGCTGTCGAGTTCTATTTCATAGCGAATTTCCAGCAAAATTCAATAAAATGGTTAGAGTTGCTGGTTCCTGTGGCAGCCGATGGCAGTTGCTTTTGCCATAAAGATTTTGGGATTGACAGTGAATATGGTCCAAACATTGGAATTCAGAACCAAATATTTTTTTGAGCACTTGTTATGTATTCATCTTTTGAAAATGAATATTTTGGTTTTCTGAAGTTTGGTAAAAGAATGCTGATAGGGTTCAATCCTGGTGCATAAGACTTTGAAGTTATGGATTAATATTCCCAATCATTGGAATTATGAATGAAGCCATTGGTCCTGCTATAAGCTTTAATTTTTAGTTTGTAAATGTTGATGTTTCATTATTGGCTGCGACTTTTTCTATTGCTTTACCAATGTTAGTTTTGCCACATAAATATACTATTATTCAAATGAAATTTTCTCCTGAGAAAACTTTACTTCTTTTGTACCTTTCACCAaggtgaaaaataaataaatcagacACAAAAAACAAATTTCAGAGTCTCAGTAACCGTAGGGTAGGGGTGGAAAAAAAATCCCGGTCCGCTCAGCATGTCCGGCTgcgaatattataaattttttaatttttttaaagatgcAATGTCCGCTAATCCATCCCgcttaaaaatttgtttttaaacgGGCTAAAATTTTTAGTTCGTACCTTCAACTATGTTCAAACTGTgacactttttatttttatttttgtgcgATTGTCCTAAACAGAACAGCATGCCCGTTTATCACTTCTACATAACGTTCACAATTCTTAATATTACTTAAAATGCGGTCATATTTCAGTCTCAATCCAAATCATGGTTACAAACCTTATTttgaaaacctgcaaaaacaaaagagaaaaataagagaAACATTAATTTCTACTGCCTCAGTTTATGTAAGCTAAGCATGATAAGCAAAAGTTGAAACTGCAACCAAATGCCAAAAATTATATTCTTCTTTCATATTATAGCTTTCTTATTGATTACAAATAGAAAATCCTTCTCAATTTaaaagaggaagaaaagaaagcTTGGAAATACAATATCCTCAATTCTACAATCCAAAAATAGAAGTAAGCCAAACACAACAAATTTAGTAGTTCCATAGTGATacctcttcatcttcatcttgaaAGTCTTCCACATTAATATGTTCATACTCATGATCCCCAAAACTATGTGTAGGAGACATTAGCGCCATATTCCTCCACATATCTGCCATATTCAACTCTTCCTCATCTTCTTCCACTTCCCCACAAAACATACTCACCTCCTCCGTCGCTACAACAGCTACAACTTTGTCAACGTCGTTAGTCATTATAGTCTTGTCTGGTCTGAAAGCCTCGGCTGCTTCTGTAGCCGCCTTTTGTATATCTTTTGTATCAGTGGTTATAGGAACCGGAAGCCTCCAGACTGAATCAGCGAAATTGAGACAGGCGTATCGGCCTCTCAACGCCATTGCAGCAACATCGTGAGCACGGGCAGCCATCTCGGCGGTTGGATAAGTCCCTAGCCAAATTCTAGTCTTCTTGTTAGGCTCCCTCATTTCGCAAACCCATTTATCTAGGTTCCTCTTTCTCACACCCCTATACACCGGGTGGCGAGTCTCCTTGAATTTCTTCCTCCCTGCAGGCTTCTTCGGAGTACTAGCTGCTAACCGCACCTCCTCGGAAATGGGGTATGAATTGAAAGAGTTGTTGTTACTAATAAACATCTTTATGTGTCGTTGGAGAGATTGGAAAAAGGTATTGAGAGGAAAGTTGGAATGGAAGAGAGAGTTGGTTTTAAGAGAGTTGAGAGTAAGGTGTTGTATATATAAGAaaacatggttgaaggaaagagGTATAACAGTGAGAGTGAGAGTGTGTTTGTTGTGTGATATTTTAGAAGTATAACAAGACAGGTGGTTGGCTTAGTTCGTGTAGGCCTTAGAGAGAATGGTTATGCATTATTTTGAAAGAGAAAACAAACATGAGACGGAGAGAGAAAGTGTGTTTGATTGTAGCTATATGAGTGATAGTTAAAAGAGCAACACTTGGCTCAAAACGAACTATGTCATCAAAATATCCCATGTTATCGAAATATCTATGCTACACTAAATAGGGTTATTGAAGGAATCATAGGAATATGTTGTATTATGCTTGTGGCTCCTTTTTGAAGTTTTTACATATATtaggaaagaagaaaaaaagtataaaaattttcaaaaattatatttttatcttttacttGACTGGTCATTCAGGTGGGGATTTCGTTTGTATAGATCAATATACAATAACATAAAGTTTGATTAAAATTTCAAAGTTAATAATATTGTTCAACATTCTGATTCAATTTAGGGGATTGAGAGATTTTAAAAATTTCTTAGAAATATTTAaggttttttcttcacccacctcctaatctTCTTGccaacccctggtgaatttaccacaatacctcttgttttggaagttcattttcgaaactgtacttcttttcttaaaaaaggtgctttcggaaatgaacttccgaaaacgtgttttttttaatataaaatattggtttcggagatgcatctccgaaataaagttacattttcagaaaatgtggtgtttcggaagttcatctccgaacgcaccccccttggagaattcggaaatgaacctccgaaaatatgtctggacagaataaaatgaaaaacaacaacaattcgctttatttaatcagGTGAAGTTTACAACgacaatattacataaaattaaagttatatattgttgaacacgggtaggtggggatgagagagtggtggggagaaaaaaaggcttccaaatttcaaaaggtgtacTACTGTGAGTAACAAATGAcagaggaggtgtaaccggggctggaacatatgacggaggaggtggatgtccggaggaagaagaaccggaggtacgtccaccgcgagataaagagccaatcaatgtaagctataatttatcattatcatcaggggacgtcattacaaaaaatcaagaaaaaaatcttattatttttaatcttgattttttagaaatgacgtccccagatgataatgataaactatagcttacaatgattggctcctttgtctcgcggtggacgtacctctggttcttcttcctccgaacatccacctcctccgtcatatgttccggctccggttacacctcctccgtcatttgttacttacagtagtacgtattatttttattaacatgataaatccaatacaaaacactgtgcgatacaatccgaaattcgaacaaaacaaaacaaaacacgtcaaacaaaacaaaaacatgttattctgcccgacgagcgttacaaaatacacatcaaacaaaataaaaacacgttattcttctcgacgagcgaactcctccgaatgaagataattataccaatcttcatcccactcagtatcagaaccatcagcgttgatcacgcctgaaggctgagcctgcgcgtccgagccatggactcccaggggacgagaagcagaaccagtcaaaagcttcttcttctccttcacctccttcacctccttcacctctttcacctccttctttgaagaaccctttcttcccttagcgccctctttagaagacgcagtcctgcgtgcttgttggttgtctgacatgttcctgtaaacagttgaaatcggttaatatgcgagacaaaataaaaaacaaaaaaatttgaacttctgatacaattcggaagttcatttccgaaaactgggagggaggtgttttcggaaatgaacttccgaaacacccctgcgatggagttttctgcaacttccatagcagacccctaaaccaaacttcaaaccaaatcaaaatgcttctaaacaacctaaatactactaacaacctaaccatatatcatttatgcaattaaaaccctaaataacatgcatttcaataatagatctaaaaatttcaaaacttacaaagtgttgggattgagggcttttgaatgttgtttagcagtgtgattggagccttgatgcagctttggaattctgtttgcacaaattttcgcctttgccactttttgttttgatttagggtaaatgattgggggagggggagtgttttgataaatctgcagaaatcgcagtatttcggaagtgaacttccgaaacccctgcttcggaaatgaacttccgaaataagtcaattttttcaaaaaaaaaagcgcttcggaagttcatttccgaagcaggggtattttagtattttcgctgggggtgacccccatagggaggtggccaaagaaattttcatatttaattattacAATGATTGTTGCATTTGACTCATTTAACGTAAATTTAAAAAGATTGTGATCCTctagaaaaaaatataatatattacgttattattttagtaattattgaGGAATTTAGAGTATCATAAATAAAATAGTGTAAAATAATAGTAACTTTGAAGTAAAATAAGTTGTATTAGTTAGACGATAAAATGataaaattggaagaaaaaaaattgattaaaataacattgaaaattaaaaatcacTCTTTTTGTGACACTTTTCATTCTGAAATAGTTATTAGA is part of the Vicia villosa cultivar HV-30 ecotype Madison, WI linkage group LG2, Vvil1.0, whole genome shotgun sequence genome and encodes:
- the LOC131647606 gene encoding dehydration-responsive element-binding protein 1A-like, whose amino-acid sequence is MFISNNNSFNSYPISEEVRLAASTPKKPAGRKKFKETRHPVYRGVRKRNLDKWVCEMREPNKKTRIWLGTYPTAEMAARAHDVAAMALRGRYACLNFADSVWRLPVPITTDTKDIQKAATEAAEAFRPDKTIMTNDVDKVVAVVATEEVSMFCGEVEEDEEELNMADMWRNMALMSPTHSFGDHEYEHINVEDFQDEDEEVSLWNY